A region of Candidatus Woesearchaeota archaeon DNA encodes the following proteins:
- the pfdA gene encoding prefoldin subunit alpha, producing MAKQKEELMQRKYMEYKMIEQQVKQMQEQLEKFETQSVELHNVKQYLDDLQAAPKGTEILVPLTNGIFVKTNLVDAESLVVNVGSNVAVKKTNMQTRSMVQEQIVEIEKYKMKVLENLSMLMAHAQHLEKELLASAEKEKSK from the coding sequence ATGGCAAAACAAAAAGAAGAATTAATGCAGCGTAAATATATGGAATATAAGATGATTGAGCAGCAGGTTAAGCAGATGCAGGAGCAGTTGGAAAAGTTCGAAACGCAGTCAGTTGAACTTCACAATGTTAAACAATATTTAGATGATCTTCAGGCTGCTCCAAAAGGGACTGAAATTCTTGTTCCTTTAACTAATGGGATATTTGTCAAAACAAATCTAGTTGATGCTGAATCATTAGTTGTCAATGTTGGCAGCAATGTAGCGGTGAAAAAAACAAACATGCAAACAAGATCAATGGTTCAGGAGCAGATAGTTGAAATTGAAAAATATAAAATGAAGGTTCTTGAAAATCTCAGCATGTTAATGGCGCATGCGCAGCATCTTGAAAAAGAGCTTCTCGCCTCTGCAGAAAAAGAAAAAAGCAAGTAA